In Gallus gallus isolate bGalGal1 chromosome Z, bGalGal1.mat.broiler.GRCg7b, whole genome shotgun sequence, one DNA window encodes the following:
- the MAMDC2 gene encoding MAM domain-containing protein 2 isoform X2, with translation MPGEVWQPEFTKGHYISVDTSYEGEKAVLVSPDLYSEEWSCIRLIYQIATTSVTSLDPATLNLYMRKEGESFDSLLWSAKEPSDSWLIASLDLTNSTKKYKIVLEAELGQDKSASIAVFEIKITPGYCIECDFEENHLCGFVNRWNPNVNWFVGGGNIRNSQSILPKDHTLNNELGHYMYVDSVYVKHFQEVAQLISPKTTAPMSGCLSFYYQLKQESSIVFTLYLRDMSGFYEEIWKTDSASTGDWVLAEVDFSAPYPMEVVFEVAFNSAKGGYVALDDISFSPVYCSNQTGILFNPADAGCNFEEDLCNFYQDHKDVPGWSRVKVKRNVYRAGDHTTGFGYYLLANTKFTSQPGYIGRLYGPTLPGNLQFCLRFYYALYGFFKMSGTLAVYIFEENHVVQEKIWSVLDSPRGVWTQAEISFKKPMPCKVVFVSWCKSFWDCGLVALDDISLSLGSCQAADLLPPSPGECTFEKDECMFTQKKRGRGSWQRRRGPTPTSYTGPKGDHTTGVGYYMYIEASNMVYGQRAYLISRSLRGTSGKQCLTFFYHMYGAGTGLLSVYLKREGDDEDIPLWRRTGEQSISWLRAVIEYESGRNYQIIFEAIRGVSIRSDTAIDDILFQAGPCLEVEEIQFSSGYPDSLNEIEY, from the exons ATGCCAGGTGAGGTTTGGCAGCCTGAGTTTACTAAAG GACATTACATTTCTGTGGACACATCTTATGAGGGTGAGAAGGCCGTGCTTGTCAGTCCTGACCTATATTCTGAAGAGTGGAGCTGCATCAGACTGATTTATCAGATAGCAACCACTTCAGTGACTTCATTGGATCCTGCCACGCTCAACCTTTACAtgaggaaagaaggagagagcTTTGATAGTTTACTGTGGTCAGCCAAGGAGCCTTCAGATAGTTGGCTCATAGCCAGTTTAGATTTAACAAACAGCACAAAGAAGTACAAG ATTGTACTGGAAGCTGAACTGGGACAAGATAAATCTGCCAGCATAGCagtttttgaaattaaaataactcCTGGATATTGTATTG AATGtgactttgaagaaaatcatctttgtggctttgTGAACCGCTGGAACCCCAACGTGAATTGGTTTGTTGGAGGAGGAAACATTCGCAATTCCCAGTCTATCCTTCCCAAAGACCACACACTTAACAATGAATTGG GTCACTACATGTATGTAGACTCTGTTTACGTCAAACATTTTCAGGAGGTGGCTCAGCTAATCTCACCAAAGACTACGGCTCCGATGTCTGGCTGCTTATCTTTTTATTACCAACTTaagcaggagagcagcattGTTTTTACTCTTTACTTGAGAGATATGAGTGGCTTTTATGAAGAGATCTGGAAAACAGACAGTGCCTCCACTGGAGACTGGGTGTTAGCTGAAGTTGACTTCAGTGCACCATACCCGATGGAG gTAGTATTTGAAGTTGCTTTCAATAGTGCCAAGGGAGGTTATGTTGCCCTCGatgacatttctttctctccagtttACTGCAGCAATCAGACAG GAATTCTCTTCAATCCTGCTGATGCAGGCTGCAATTTTGAGGAAGATCTGTGTAATTTTTACCAGGATCACAAGGATGTCCCAGGATGGAGCAGAGTGAAAGTGAAGCGCAACGTGTATCGAGCAGGAGATCACACTACTGGGTTTG GTTACTACTTGCTGGCAAACACAAAGTTTACATCACAGCCTGGGTACATTGGACGTCTGTATGGCCCAACCCTGCCAGGAAACTTGCAGTTTTGTCTGCGTTTTTATTATGCTTTGTATGGTTTTTTCAAAATGAGTGGCACCCTTGCTGTTTATATCTTTGAGGAGAATCATGTGGTTCAAGAGAAAATCTGGTCTGTCTTGGACTCTCCAAGGGGTGTTTGGACTCAAGCTGAAATCTCCTTCAAAAAACCGATGCCTTGCAAG GTTGTCTTTGTGAGTTGGTGTAAGAGCTTCTGGGACTGTGGACTTGTGGCACTGGATGATATATCACTGAGCCTGGGAAGCTGCCAGGCTGCTG ATCTCTTGCCACCCTCTCCTGGTGAGTGTACTTTTGAAAAAGATGAGTGTATGTTTACCCAGAAGAAGAGAGGTCGTGGGAGCTGGCAAAGGAGGCGGGGTCCGACTCCCACCTCTTACACTGGACCAAAGGGGGACCACACTACCGGGGTAG GGTACTACATGTATATAGAGGCATCCAACATGGTCTACGGACAGAGAGCATACCTAATCTCAAGATCACTGAGAGGAACCTCTGGAAAACAATGCTTGACATTTTTCTATCACATGTATGGAGCCGGGACTGGATTATTAAGTGTTTATCTAAAAAGAGAAGGTGATGATGAAGATATTCCTTTGTGGAGGAGGACAGGGGAACAAAGCATCTCGTGGCTAAGGGCAGTGATAGAATATGAAAGTGGTAGAAACTACCAG attatttttgaagcaatCCGTGGGGTGTCGATTAGAAGTGACACAGCTATTGATGATATTCTCTTCCAAGCAGGACCCTGTTTAG AAGTGGAAGAAATTCAGTTCTCATCAGGCTATCCAGACAGCTTAAATGAAATTGAGTATTAA
- the MAMDC2 gene encoding MAM domain-containing protein 2 isoform X1: MLRLCLLALHALRLARAAPLSPGSCAFEDSACGYEWDYAHLPWALHGEGHYISVDTSYEGEKAVLVSPDLYSEEWSCIRLIYQIATTSVTSLDPATLNLYMRKEGESFDSLLWSAKEPSDSWLIASLDLTNSTKKYKIVLEAELGQDKSASIAVFEIKITPGYCIECDFEENHLCGFVNRWNPNVNWFVGGGNIRNSQSILPKDHTLNNELGHYMYVDSVYVKHFQEVAQLISPKTTAPMSGCLSFYYQLKQESSIVFTLYLRDMSGFYEEIWKTDSASTGDWVLAEVDFSAPYPMEVVFEVAFNSAKGGYVALDDISFSPVYCSNQTGILFNPADAGCNFEEDLCNFYQDHKDVPGWSRVKVKRNVYRAGDHTTGFGYYLLANTKFTSQPGYIGRLYGPTLPGNLQFCLRFYYALYGFFKMSGTLAVYIFEENHVVQEKIWSVLDSPRGVWTQAEISFKKPMPCKVVFVSWCKSFWDCGLVALDDISLSLGSCQAADLLPPSPGECTFEKDECMFTQKKRGRGSWQRRRGPTPTSYTGPKGDHTTGVGYYMYIEASNMVYGQRAYLISRSLRGTSGKQCLTFFYHMYGAGTGLLSVYLKREGDDEDIPLWRRTGEQSISWLRAVIEYESGRNYQIIFEAIRGVSIRSDTAIDDILFQAGPCLEVEEIQFSSGYPDSLNEIEY; encoded by the exons GACATTACATTTCTGTGGACACATCTTATGAGGGTGAGAAGGCCGTGCTTGTCAGTCCTGACCTATATTCTGAAGAGTGGAGCTGCATCAGACTGATTTATCAGATAGCAACCACTTCAGTGACTTCATTGGATCCTGCCACGCTCAACCTTTACAtgaggaaagaaggagagagcTTTGATAGTTTACTGTGGTCAGCCAAGGAGCCTTCAGATAGTTGGCTCATAGCCAGTTTAGATTTAACAAACAGCACAAAGAAGTACAAG ATTGTACTGGAAGCTGAACTGGGACAAGATAAATCTGCCAGCATAGCagtttttgaaattaaaataactcCTGGATATTGTATTG AATGtgactttgaagaaaatcatctttgtggctttgTGAACCGCTGGAACCCCAACGTGAATTGGTTTGTTGGAGGAGGAAACATTCGCAATTCCCAGTCTATCCTTCCCAAAGACCACACACTTAACAATGAATTGG GTCACTACATGTATGTAGACTCTGTTTACGTCAAACATTTTCAGGAGGTGGCTCAGCTAATCTCACCAAAGACTACGGCTCCGATGTCTGGCTGCTTATCTTTTTATTACCAACTTaagcaggagagcagcattGTTTTTACTCTTTACTTGAGAGATATGAGTGGCTTTTATGAAGAGATCTGGAAAACAGACAGTGCCTCCACTGGAGACTGGGTGTTAGCTGAAGTTGACTTCAGTGCACCATACCCGATGGAG gTAGTATTTGAAGTTGCTTTCAATAGTGCCAAGGGAGGTTATGTTGCCCTCGatgacatttctttctctccagtttACTGCAGCAATCAGACAG GAATTCTCTTCAATCCTGCTGATGCAGGCTGCAATTTTGAGGAAGATCTGTGTAATTTTTACCAGGATCACAAGGATGTCCCAGGATGGAGCAGAGTGAAAGTGAAGCGCAACGTGTATCGAGCAGGAGATCACACTACTGGGTTTG GTTACTACTTGCTGGCAAACACAAAGTTTACATCACAGCCTGGGTACATTGGACGTCTGTATGGCCCAACCCTGCCAGGAAACTTGCAGTTTTGTCTGCGTTTTTATTATGCTTTGTATGGTTTTTTCAAAATGAGTGGCACCCTTGCTGTTTATATCTTTGAGGAGAATCATGTGGTTCAAGAGAAAATCTGGTCTGTCTTGGACTCTCCAAGGGGTGTTTGGACTCAAGCTGAAATCTCCTTCAAAAAACCGATGCCTTGCAAG GTTGTCTTTGTGAGTTGGTGTAAGAGCTTCTGGGACTGTGGACTTGTGGCACTGGATGATATATCACTGAGCCTGGGAAGCTGCCAGGCTGCTG ATCTCTTGCCACCCTCTCCTGGTGAGTGTACTTTTGAAAAAGATGAGTGTATGTTTACCCAGAAGAAGAGAGGTCGTGGGAGCTGGCAAAGGAGGCGGGGTCCGACTCCCACCTCTTACACTGGACCAAAGGGGGACCACACTACCGGGGTAG GGTACTACATGTATATAGAGGCATCCAACATGGTCTACGGACAGAGAGCATACCTAATCTCAAGATCACTGAGAGGAACCTCTGGAAAACAATGCTTGACATTTTTCTATCACATGTATGGAGCCGGGACTGGATTATTAAGTGTTTATCTAAAAAGAGAAGGTGATGATGAAGATATTCCTTTGTGGAGGAGGACAGGGGAACAAAGCATCTCGTGGCTAAGGGCAGTGATAGAATATGAAAGTGGTAGAAACTACCAG attatttttgaagcaatCCGTGGGGTGTCGATTAGAAGTGACACAGCTATTGATGATATTCTCTTCCAAGCAGGACCCTGTTTAG AAGTGGAAGAAATTCAGTTCTCATCAGGCTATCCAGACAGCTTAAATGAAATTGAGTATTAA
- the MAMDC2 gene encoding MAM domain-containing protein 2 isoform X4, with protein sequence MLRLCLLALHALRLARAAPLSPGSCAFEDSACGYEWDYAHLPWALHGEGHYISVDTSYEGEKAVLVSPDLYSEEWSCIRLIYQIATTSVTSLDPATLNLYMRKEGESFDSLLWSAKEPSDSWLIASLDLTNSTKKYKIVLEAELGQDKSASIAVFEIKITPGYCIECDFEENHLCGFVNRWNPNVNWFVGGGNIRNSQSILPKDHTLNNELGHYMYVDSVYVKHFQEVAQLISPKTTAPMSGCLSFYYQLKQESSIVFTLYLRDMSGFYEEIWKTDSASTGDWVLAEVDFSAPYPMEVVFEVAFNSAKGGYVALDDISFSPVYCSNQTGILFNPADAGCNFEEDLCNFYQDHKDVPGWSRVKVKRNVYRAGDHTTGFGYYLLANTKFTSQPGYIGRLYGPTLPGNLQFCLRFYYALYGFFKMSGTLAVYIFEENHVVQEKIWSVLDSPRGVWTQAEISFKKPMPCKVVFVSWCKSFWDCGLVALDDISLSLGSCQAADLLPPSPGECTFEKDECMFTQKKRGRGSWQRRRGPTPTSYTGPKGDHTTGGTTCI encoded by the exons GACATTACATTTCTGTGGACACATCTTATGAGGGTGAGAAGGCCGTGCTTGTCAGTCCTGACCTATATTCTGAAGAGTGGAGCTGCATCAGACTGATTTATCAGATAGCAACCACTTCAGTGACTTCATTGGATCCTGCCACGCTCAACCTTTACAtgaggaaagaaggagagagcTTTGATAGTTTACTGTGGTCAGCCAAGGAGCCTTCAGATAGTTGGCTCATAGCCAGTTTAGATTTAACAAACAGCACAAAGAAGTACAAG ATTGTACTGGAAGCTGAACTGGGACAAGATAAATCTGCCAGCATAGCagtttttgaaattaaaataactcCTGGATATTGTATTG AATGtgactttgaagaaaatcatctttgtggctttgTGAACCGCTGGAACCCCAACGTGAATTGGTTTGTTGGAGGAGGAAACATTCGCAATTCCCAGTCTATCCTTCCCAAAGACCACACACTTAACAATGAATTGG GTCACTACATGTATGTAGACTCTGTTTACGTCAAACATTTTCAGGAGGTGGCTCAGCTAATCTCACCAAAGACTACGGCTCCGATGTCTGGCTGCTTATCTTTTTATTACCAACTTaagcaggagagcagcattGTTTTTACTCTTTACTTGAGAGATATGAGTGGCTTTTATGAAGAGATCTGGAAAACAGACAGTGCCTCCACTGGAGACTGGGTGTTAGCTGAAGTTGACTTCAGTGCACCATACCCGATGGAG gTAGTATTTGAAGTTGCTTTCAATAGTGCCAAGGGAGGTTATGTTGCCCTCGatgacatttctttctctccagtttACTGCAGCAATCAGACAG GAATTCTCTTCAATCCTGCTGATGCAGGCTGCAATTTTGAGGAAGATCTGTGTAATTTTTACCAGGATCACAAGGATGTCCCAGGATGGAGCAGAGTGAAAGTGAAGCGCAACGTGTATCGAGCAGGAGATCACACTACTGGGTTTG GTTACTACTTGCTGGCAAACACAAAGTTTACATCACAGCCTGGGTACATTGGACGTCTGTATGGCCCAACCCTGCCAGGAAACTTGCAGTTTTGTCTGCGTTTTTATTATGCTTTGTATGGTTTTTTCAAAATGAGTGGCACCCTTGCTGTTTATATCTTTGAGGAGAATCATGTGGTTCAAGAGAAAATCTGGTCTGTCTTGGACTCTCCAAGGGGTGTTTGGACTCAAGCTGAAATCTCCTTCAAAAAACCGATGCCTTGCAAG GTTGTCTTTGTGAGTTGGTGTAAGAGCTTCTGGGACTGTGGACTTGTGGCACTGGATGATATATCACTGAGCCTGGGAAGCTGCCAGGCTGCTG ATCTCTTGCCACCCTCTCCTGGTGAGTGTACTTTTGAAAAAGATGAGTGTATGTTTACCCAGAAGAAGAGAGGTCGTGGGAGCTGGCAAAGGAGGCGGGGTCCGACTCCCACCTCTTACACTGGACCAAAGGGGGACCACACTACCGGG GGTACTACATGTATATAG
- the MAMDC2 gene encoding MAM domain-containing protein 2 isoform X3, with the protein MRKEGESFDSLLWSAKEPSDSWLIASLDLTNSTKKYKIVLEAELGQDKSASIAVFEIKITPGYCIECDFEENHLCGFVNRWNPNVNWFVGGGNIRNSQSILPKDHTLNNELGHYMYVDSVYVKHFQEVAQLISPKTTAPMSGCLSFYYQLKQESSIVFTLYLRDMSGFYEEIWKTDSASTGDWVLAEVDFSAPYPMEVVFEVAFNSAKGGYVALDDISFSPVYCSNQTGILFNPADAGCNFEEDLCNFYQDHKDVPGWSRVKVKRNVYRAGDHTTGFGYYLLANTKFTSQPGYIGRLYGPTLPGNLQFCLRFYYALYGFFKMSGTLAVYIFEENHVVQEKIWSVLDSPRGVWTQAEISFKKPMPCKVVFVSWCKSFWDCGLVALDDISLSLGSCQAADLLPPSPGECTFEKDECMFTQKKRGRGSWQRRRGPTPTSYTGPKGDHTTGVGYYMYIEASNMVYGQRAYLISRSLRGTSGKQCLTFFYHMYGAGTGLLSVYLKREGDDEDIPLWRRTGEQSISWLRAVIEYESGRNYQIIFEAIRGVSIRSDTAIDDILFQAGPCLEVEEIQFSSGYPDSLNEIEY; encoded by the exons AtgaggaaagaaggagagagcTTTGATAGTTTACTGTGGTCAGCCAAGGAGCCTTCAGATAGTTGGCTCATAGCCAGTTTAGATTTAACAAACAGCACAAAGAAGTACAAG ATTGTACTGGAAGCTGAACTGGGACAAGATAAATCTGCCAGCATAGCagtttttgaaattaaaataactcCTGGATATTGTATTG AATGtgactttgaagaaaatcatctttgtggctttgTGAACCGCTGGAACCCCAACGTGAATTGGTTTGTTGGAGGAGGAAACATTCGCAATTCCCAGTCTATCCTTCCCAAAGACCACACACTTAACAATGAATTGG GTCACTACATGTATGTAGACTCTGTTTACGTCAAACATTTTCAGGAGGTGGCTCAGCTAATCTCACCAAAGACTACGGCTCCGATGTCTGGCTGCTTATCTTTTTATTACCAACTTaagcaggagagcagcattGTTTTTACTCTTTACTTGAGAGATATGAGTGGCTTTTATGAAGAGATCTGGAAAACAGACAGTGCCTCCACTGGAGACTGGGTGTTAGCTGAAGTTGACTTCAGTGCACCATACCCGATGGAG gTAGTATTTGAAGTTGCTTTCAATAGTGCCAAGGGAGGTTATGTTGCCCTCGatgacatttctttctctccagtttACTGCAGCAATCAGACAG GAATTCTCTTCAATCCTGCTGATGCAGGCTGCAATTTTGAGGAAGATCTGTGTAATTTTTACCAGGATCACAAGGATGTCCCAGGATGGAGCAGAGTGAAAGTGAAGCGCAACGTGTATCGAGCAGGAGATCACACTACTGGGTTTG GTTACTACTTGCTGGCAAACACAAAGTTTACATCACAGCCTGGGTACATTGGACGTCTGTATGGCCCAACCCTGCCAGGAAACTTGCAGTTTTGTCTGCGTTTTTATTATGCTTTGTATGGTTTTTTCAAAATGAGTGGCACCCTTGCTGTTTATATCTTTGAGGAGAATCATGTGGTTCAAGAGAAAATCTGGTCTGTCTTGGACTCTCCAAGGGGTGTTTGGACTCAAGCTGAAATCTCCTTCAAAAAACCGATGCCTTGCAAG GTTGTCTTTGTGAGTTGGTGTAAGAGCTTCTGGGACTGTGGACTTGTGGCACTGGATGATATATCACTGAGCCTGGGAAGCTGCCAGGCTGCTG ATCTCTTGCCACCCTCTCCTGGTGAGTGTACTTTTGAAAAAGATGAGTGTATGTTTACCCAGAAGAAGAGAGGTCGTGGGAGCTGGCAAAGGAGGCGGGGTCCGACTCCCACCTCTTACACTGGACCAAAGGGGGACCACACTACCGGGGTAG GGTACTACATGTATATAGAGGCATCCAACATGGTCTACGGACAGAGAGCATACCTAATCTCAAGATCACTGAGAGGAACCTCTGGAAAACAATGCTTGACATTTTTCTATCACATGTATGGAGCCGGGACTGGATTATTAAGTGTTTATCTAAAAAGAGAAGGTGATGATGAAGATATTCCTTTGTGGAGGAGGACAGGGGAACAAAGCATCTCGTGGCTAAGGGCAGTGATAGAATATGAAAGTGGTAGAAACTACCAG attatttttgaagcaatCCGTGGGGTGTCGATTAGAAGTGACACAGCTATTGATGATATTCTCTTCCAAGCAGGACCCTGTTTAG AAGTGGAAGAAATTCAGTTCTCATCAGGCTATCCAGACAGCTTAAATGAAATTGAGTATTAA